One Streptomyces lincolnensis genomic region harbors:
- a CDS encoding mannosyltransferase family protein gives MTDLATRPTPGATALRRAAPALLGYAAVRALGLLTLALWSAARDKSAYTLLTARWDALWYTRVAELGYGYEVRLPNGDVHSNLAFFPLLPWLERLLARATPLSYADAGFVVSLVASLAAAWGIFAVADHVHGRRAGVCAVLLWAVLPVGIVQSMAYSESLFTALAAWSLYAVLTGRWVTAGVLAALAGLTRPVGLAVVAALWAAAIAAHLRDRHTPHATARRALGMALAPLGAAAYVLWVGHHTGKGPLGYLDVQAGWRNGFDGGQAFARFVADKFTSFPSALAGVGLIIGVGLVVWLYVVCVRQGQPLPLLVYAGVVTVLALCASSYFGSKPRLLLPAFPLLLPLALALARLRRSRSAAVLGVIAVAAALYGAFWLNGSGPP, from the coding sequence GTGACCGATCTTGCGACGCGCCCGACACCCGGCGCCACGGCCCTGCGCCGGGCGGCCCCCGCCCTCCTCGGGTACGCGGCCGTCCGTGCCCTGGGGCTGCTGACGCTGGCCCTGTGGAGCGCGGCGCGCGACAAGAGCGCGTACACCTTGCTGACGGCCCGCTGGGACGCCCTGTGGTACACGAGGGTCGCCGAACTCGGCTACGGCTACGAGGTGCGCCTGCCGAACGGCGACGTGCACTCCAATCTCGCCTTCTTCCCGCTCCTGCCCTGGCTGGAGCGGCTGCTGGCCAGGGCGACCCCGCTGTCGTACGCCGACGCGGGCTTCGTGGTCTCCCTCGTCGCCTCCCTGGCGGCGGCCTGGGGGATCTTCGCGGTCGCCGATCATGTCCACGGCCGTCGGGCCGGCGTCTGCGCGGTCCTGCTGTGGGCCGTGCTGCCCGTCGGGATCGTGCAGTCCATGGCGTACAGCGAGTCCCTGTTCACCGCCCTGGCCGCCTGGTCGCTGTACGCGGTCCTCACCGGCCGCTGGGTGACCGCGGGCGTCCTGGCCGCCCTGGCCGGTCTGACCCGACCGGTGGGGCTCGCGGTGGTCGCGGCCCTGTGGGCGGCGGCGATCGCCGCCCACCTGCGCGACCGGCACACCCCGCACGCCACCGCCCGCCGCGCCCTCGGCATGGCCCTCGCCCCCCTGGGCGCCGCCGCCTACGTCCTGTGGGTCGGCCATCACACCGGCAAGGGCCCGCTCGGCTATCTCGACGTCCAGGCCGGCTGGCGCAACGGCTTCGACGGCGGCCAGGCCTTCGCCCGGTTCGTCGCCGACAAGTTCACGTCGTTCCCGTCGGCGCTGGCGGGCGTCGGCCTGATCATCGGCGTGGGGCTGGTCGTCTGGCTGTACGTCGTCTGTGTACGGCAGGGCCAGCCGCTGCCGCTTCTCGTGTACGCGGGAGTCGTCACCGTCCTCGCGCTGTGCGCGTCGAGCTACTTCGGCTCGAAACCGCGCCTCCTGCTGCCGGCCTTCCCCTTGCTGCTGCCCCTCGCCCTGGCCCTCGCCCGACTGCGTCGGTCCAGGTCGGCGGCGGTGCTGGGCGTGATCGCCGTCGCGGCGGCGCTCTACGGGGCGTTCTGGCTGAACGGCTCGGGTCCGCCATGA
- a CDS encoding phosphatase PAP2 family protein, with protein sequence MRTERKLTRLDRVFARLDREPERPAHIDVPKMSRHRVVLLLATLAFYLAIVWAVVITSWLVRLDWQVMFFRPYQQWSEIHWFVDYYVVLGQRGPTAVMVSAWLGWRSWRQHTLRPLLTLGASLLLLNITVGAAKYGMGRLGPHYATTIGSNEMGLGGDIFPSGHTANAVVTWGILAYLASTPQARRWLSALSAVVSLGVGMATVYLGTHWLSDVLLGWAAGLLILLALPWFEPLIDRAEAAIFDLRDRWRARRGAPARSPLSPVETPVRLKPRTAPQNETAARSPRAAPVYLAPGPHTPRSERTPVTPAGSRRPPHPDRVVRSAASTPRPLAGG encoded by the coding sequence GTGCGTACCGAACGAAAGCTCACCCGTCTGGACCGGGTGTTCGCGAGGCTGGACCGTGAGCCGGAACGACCGGCCCACATCGATGTGCCGAAGATGAGCCGGCACCGGGTCGTGCTGCTCCTGGCGACCCTGGCCTTCTATCTGGCGATCGTGTGGGCCGTCGTGATCACGTCCTGGCTGGTCCGTCTGGACTGGCAGGTCATGTTCTTCCGCCCGTACCAGCAGTGGTCGGAGATCCACTGGTTCGTCGACTACTACGTGGTGCTCGGCCAGCGCGGCCCGACCGCGGTGATGGTCTCGGCCTGGCTCGGCTGGCGCTCCTGGAGACAGCACACCCTGCGCCCCCTGCTGACCCTGGGCGCCTCACTGCTGCTGCTCAACATCACGGTCGGCGCCGCCAAGTACGGCATGGGCAGACTCGGTCCGCACTACGCGACCACCATCGGCTCGAACGAGATGGGTCTGGGCGGCGATATATTTCCCAGCGGCCACACCGCGAACGCGGTGGTGACCTGGGGGATCCTGGCGTATCTGGCCTCCACCCCGCAGGCGCGCCGCTGGCTGTCCGCCCTGTCCGCGGTGGTCTCGCTCGGTGTCGGCATGGCCACCGTCTATCTCGGTACGCACTGGCTCAGCGACGTGCTCCTCGGCTGGGCCGCGGGTCTGCTGATCCTGCTGGCGCTGCCCTGGTTCGAGCCGCTGATCGACCGGGCCGAGGCCGCGATCTTCGATCTGCGCGACCGCTGGCGCGCCCGCCGCGGCGCCCCCGCCCGGTCTCCGCTGTCCCCCGTGGAGACTCCGGTGCGGCTCAAGCCGCGCACCGCACCCCAGAACGAGACCGCGGCCCGCTCGCCCCGGGCGGCGCCGGTCTACCTGGCCCCCGGCCCGCACACACCCCGCTCGGAGCGCACCCCGGTCACTCCGGCCGGCAGCCGCCGCCCACCGCACCCGGACCGCGTCGTGCGGAGCGCGGCCTCCACGCCCCGCCCCCTGGCGGGCGGCTGA
- a CDS encoding I78 family peptidase inhibitor: MAPIPTPPAEPDDNPDSYVGLDSDGAERLARERGWSAVRSLPPGAIITMEYRVGRLNFEVKDGRVARAWKG; the protein is encoded by the coding sequence ATGGCACCCATTCCGACACCTCCCGCCGAACCCGACGACAATCCCGACAGCTACGTCGGTCTGGATTCCGATGGCGCCGAACGGCTGGCGCGCGAGCGGGGGTGGTCGGCGGTGCGCTCGCTGCCGCCGGGGGCCATCATCACGATGGAGTACCGCGTGGGACGGCTGAACTTCGAGGTGAAGGACGGCCGGGTGGCCCGCGCCTGGAAGGGCTGA